TATTAAATCTGTCGTGTTTCGGGCAAAAGCTTTGCACTGATGCCGGTATTGTCACCCTGATGGATGATTTGGGGGAGGCGTTACGGGTAAACCCTGACATGATTTTTATGGGCGGTGGCAACCCGGCGCGCATTCCTGCCATGGAGCAAGCCTTTGAGCAGGCCTTGCGCAGCACACTGGATAATGCACGTGATGCCCATGAGTTACTCGGGCTTTATCAGCCGCCGCAGGGCGATGCACAATTGCTGGATGCCATTGCCGAATTGCTTTCACATGAATATGGCTGGCCCATTTCCCGCGACAACATCGCCTTATCCAACGGCAGCCAGTCGGCATTTTTTGTATTGTTTAATTTATTTGCGGGCGATTATCCCGGCGGTATTAAAAAGAAAATTCAGCTGCCACTCACACCGGAATATTTGGGTTACAGCGATTTGGGGATTAGCGGTGATTTTTTTACCGCCACTCGCCCCAGCATTGAAATGTTGCCTGATGGTTTTTTTAAATATCACGTGGATTTCAGCCAGTTGAGGATTACGGATGAAACCGGGGCACTGTGTGTGTCGCGCCCCACCAATCCCACGGGCAATGTGATTAGCGATGACGAGCTGGCAAAATTGGATGCGCTGGCACGTGAGCACAAAGTGCCATTTATTGTGGACGGTGCATACGGTACGCCTTTTCCCAATATTTTATTTGTGGATGCGCAACCCCATTGGAATCGCAATACGATTTTGGTATTGAGTTTATCCAAACTCGGCTTACCTGGTGCACGCACAGGAATTGTTATTGCTGATCCTGCAATTATTCAGGCGTTTGCCAAAGCCAATACCATTTTAAGTCTGGCCACCGGCAATTTCGGCCCGGCTGTCGCGCGCCATTTATTGCAGGACGGAAATATTTTGCGCTTGAGCCGTGATCTGGTTGCTCCTTTTTATCGAGAGCGGATGGAGATGGCTGTGGCAACCTTTAAATCCTCGCTGGGGGATTTACCCTGTTTTATCCACAAACCGGAAGGTGCGATTTTCTTATGGCTTTGGTTCAAGGATTTGCCTATCACCAGTGAGGCTCTGTACCAGCGGTTGAAAGCGCGGGGTGTGCTGGTGGTCTCCGGGCATCACTTTTTCCCGGGTTTGACGGATGATTGGCAGCATCGCCATGAATGTATTCGTGTGACTTATTGTCAGGACCCAGAGACGGTTGCGCGCGGCGCAGCAATTATTGCCGATGAAGTGCGTGAGGTTTATCGCACAGCAGTATGACCGTTTGATT
The nucleotide sequence above comes from Cellvibrio sp. PSBB023. Encoded proteins:
- a CDS encoding valine--pyruvate transaminase, which encodes MSDAVLNLSCFGQKLCTDAGIVTLMDDLGEALRVNPDMIFMGGGNPARIPAMEQAFEQALRSTLDNARDAHELLGLYQPPQGDAQLLDAIAELLSHEYGWPISRDNIALSNGSQSAFFVLFNLFAGDYPGGIKKKIQLPLTPEYLGYSDLGISGDFFTATRPSIEMLPDGFFKYHVDFSQLRITDETGALCVSRPTNPTGNVISDDELAKLDALAREHKVPFIVDGAYGTPFPNILFVDAQPHWNRNTILVLSLSKLGLPGARTGIVIADPAIIQAFAKANTILSLATGNFGPAVARHLLQDGNILRLSRDLVAPFYRERMEMAVATFKSSLGDLPCFIHKPEGAIFLWLWFKDLPITSEALYQRLKARGVLVVSGHHFFPGLTDDWQHRHECIRVTYCQDPETVARGAAIIADEVREVYRTAV